The genomic region AGTACCTGGCGGACCACCTCGAGGAGGTGCCGTTGCTGTTCTTCGCCTTCTCCCGCAACGACCGTGACGGCAGCTCGACGTTCCCCGCCGTGTGGAGCGCGATGCTCGCGGCGCGTGCCCAGGGGGTGGGAAGCGCCATGACCAACGTCCTCGACATCTTCAGGCCTGACACGACCAAGGCGCTGCTGGGCGTCCCACCCGACCGCGGCTGGACCCTGGCCGCCACCGTGGCGATGGGCTACCCGAAGGGCCGGTGGGGCGTGGCCCCGCGCCAGCCGGCACACACCGTGACCTACCGCAACCGCTGGGGCGCCGACCCCGGGTTCAGCACCGAGGAACCCCTGTGGCCGCCGACCCGGCGGCACGCATGAGTCCGGTCGGTCCGGCTGGGGCCGCCTCCATGCCGGTGGCGGCCCCTCTCTACCCAGCGCCACCCTTCGAGTTCCGCGGCGCGCGCCAGACCTGGGTCGTCTACGAGGCCGACGCGGCGATGTTGGCGGCGTACCTGCCTGCGGGTGTGCAGCCGGACAGCGACCCGGCCGTGTGCGCGGCCTGGGCCTGCCACTACCCGTCCTCCACCTTCGGTCCCTATCTCGAGGCGTACCTCGTGGTGCGGGTCGAGGTCGCAGGGGAACGGTTCTGGTACCAACCGGTGATCGTCACCGATGCCGAGGCACCGATGGCTGCGGGGCGAGAGCTCTGGGGCTACGGCAAGAAGCTGGCCCACCTGACCTGGTCCGGTCGCGAGGCAGGGGGCCCGGGAGCCGAGCAGCTGGTCATGACGGTCGAGCGGCCGCGCGGTGTGCGCCTGATGACGCTCTCCATGCAACCTGAGCGGCTGGTGTCCGGCGAGGAGCTGGTGTCGCTGCCGGCCGCGGAGATGCTGCCGACGCTGAGCCACCGCATGGTCCCCGCCTCCGAGGCAGGGCGTCCGCCGGTCGTCGACGAGCTCGTGGCCGTAGACGTCCGGCCGCGCGCGCACCGTGGCGCAGACGGCCGGCCCGAGCTCTGGCGTGGGCGCGGGGCCGTGGACCTGGGCTCCGGCAGCGCTGCTGACCCGTGGCAGGTGTTCCGGCCCCTGCGGGTGCTGGACGCCTTCACCTCGCTCACCGACTTCACCCTTCCGCTCGGCCGTGTCGTGCCGCGCTCCTGAGAACGCCCCGACCCCGAGGAGAGAACATGGGCTACCGCCGCACCGCCGAGGAGATCGCCGCGATCCGCACGACGTTGTCGGGTGTCGAGTTCGTGGGCGGGGAGTCGCTCAGCGTCGACTTCCTGACCCACCCCGGCACGGTGAGAGCCATCCTGCCAGCCGAGCTGGAGCCTGGCGACGAGCCGCGACTCACGGCGCAGGTCAGCCGATGGCGCAGCAACTGCGTGGGCGACTTCGCGGCGTCGGCTGTCTACGTCAGCGCCCAGGACGAAGGCGTCACTGGCGACTACGTCCTGACCATGTTCATGAACAGCGACATGCCGCTGCTGTTCGGGCGTGACCTCTACGGGGAGCCGAAGAAGCTCGGGAGCTCGACGATCCACCGCAACGACGGACATATGACCGGTGTCCTCGCACGGCACGGGCACGAGCTGATCCGGATCGAGGCCGATCTGGGGGAGGATCGTGGACCGCGTGAGGTGCTCGGACGCAACTACAACGTCAAGTACGACCTCGCGCCCGACGGCAGCGGCCTCATCGGCTCCCCGACCTTGATGCGAGCCGAGTTCGCCCAGCACACGACGGTGCTTCGTACCGGTCCCGCGTCCCTGACCCTGGGCGGGACGGTGCACGACCCGCTGCACGAGCTCGAGATCCTGGAGCAGCGTGACGCGGTGTACGTGGAGACGGGGATGCGGGCCAGCTGCGAGGTGGTGGGCGCGATGGACGCAGCCGAGTTCTTCCCACTGGCTCTCGGGCGCTCGGACTACTGGCCGGCACTGGTCAGCGCGAGGCTGCCCACTCACTCGTAGCGGCGCACCCGCTCCTCGGGGGTGCCCGCGCCGCGGGTGAGCAGACCGGCCAGCTCGTGGGCGAGCACGGCGCCGACCCGGCGGCAGAACTCCTCGGGCTCCTCGGCGGCGTCGGGGCGCTCGGCGACGACCCGGTCGACGATGCCCGCCTCGTGCAGGTCGAGGGCGCGCACCCGCTGCTGGCGCGCCATGTCGGGGGCGTGGTCGAGGTCGCGGTGCACGATCGCGCTGGCTCCCTCGGGCGGCAGCGGCGAGAGCCACGCGTGCTGGGCGGCCACCACCCGGTCGGCCGGCAGCAGCGCCAGCGCCCCGCCGCCGTTGCCCTCGCCGAGCATCAGGCTCAGCGTGGGCGCGTCGAGGGTGACCAGGTCGCCCAGGCAGCGGGCGATCTCGCCGGCCAGGCCGCCGTTCTCGGCGTTCACGCTCAGCGCCGCGCCCTGGGTGTCGATGACGGTCAGCAGCGGCAGCCGCAGCTCGGAGGCCAGCCGCATCCCACGCCGCGCCTCGCGCAGCGCCTCCGGCCCGAGCGGGTGCGCCTTGGTCTGGCCGCGCCGGTCCTGGCCGAGGAAGACGCACGGCACGTCGCCGAAGCGCACCAGCGCGATCAGCAGCCCCGGGTCGGCCTCGCCCTGGCCGGTGCCGTTGAGCGGCACCACGTCGGAGGCGGCGTAGCGCAGCAGGCGGCGTACGCCGGGACGCTCGGGGTCGCGCGAGCGGGTGACGGCCTCCCACGTGTCGACGTCGGGGATGTCGTCGTCGCCGGGGTCGCCCACCTGTGCCATCTGCTCGCGCGGGGGCAGCATGATGTCGAGGGCGCGGTGCAGGATGTCGGCGATGTCCTCGGGTGCGACGACGGCGTCGATGATGCCGCGGGCGTAGAGGTTCTCCGAGGTCTGCACGTCCTCGGGGAAGTCCTCGCCGTAGAGCGCCTGGTAGACCCGCGGGCCCAGGAACCCCACCAGCGCGCCCGGCTCGGCGACCGTCACGTGGCCCAGCGAGCCCCAGCTGGCCATCACGCCGCCGGTCGTGGGGTGGCGCAGGTAGACCAGGTAGGGCAGCCCGGAGGTCTTGTGGGCCATCACCGCCTCGGCGATGCGCACCATCTGCACGAACGCCGGCGTGCCCTCCTGCATCCGGGTGCCGCCGCTGATCGGCGCCGCCAGCAGCGGCAGCCCCTCCGCGGTGGCCCGCTTGATGGTGGCGACCAGCCGGTCG from Nocardioides salarius harbors:
- a CDS encoding carboxyl transferase domain-containing protein; amino-acid sequence: MARLTSHDLIDLVLDEGSWRGWDEAPAYGEISEQYAAELAAAREKAGTDEAVVTGEGVLRGRRVAVVLGEFGFLAGSIGRATADRLVATIKRATAEGLPLLAAPISGGTRMQEGTPAFVQMVRIAEAVMAHKTSGLPYLVYLRHPTTGGVMASWGSLGHVTVAEPGALVGFLGPRVYQALYGEDFPEDVQTSENLYARGIIDAVVAPEDIADILHRALDIMLPPREQMAQVGDPGDDDIPDVDTWEAVTRSRDPERPGVRRLLRYAASDVVPLNGTGQGEADPGLLIALVRFGDVPCVFLGQDRRGQTKAHPLGPEALREARRGMRLASELRLPLLTVIDTQGAALSVNAENGGLAGEIARCLGDLVTLDAPTLSLMLGEGNGGGALALLPADRVVAAQHAWLSPLPPEGASAIVHRDLDHAPDMARQQRVRALDLHEAGIVDRVVAERPDAAEEPEEFCRRVGAVLAHELAGLLTRGAGTPEERVRRYE
- a CDS encoding acetoacetate decarboxylase family protein gives rise to the protein MAADPAARMSPVGPAGAASMPVAAPLYPAPPFEFRGARQTWVVYEADAAMLAAYLPAGVQPDSDPAVCAAWACHYPSSTFGPYLEAYLVVRVEVAGERFWYQPVIVTDAEAPMAAGRELWGYGKKLAHLTWSGREAGGPGAEQLVMTVERPRGVRLMTLSMQPERLVSGEELVSLPAAEMLPTLSHRMVPASEAGRPPVVDELVAVDVRPRAHRGADGRPELWRGRGAVDLGSGSAADPWQVFRPLRVLDAFTSLTDFTLPLGRVVPRS
- a CDS encoding nitroreductase family protein; its protein translation is MRRMHPDPIPMEVQARIMDAAVRAPSGGDSQAWRFLLVDDPTVKGQLAEPYRDSVRLLWRGHYSAQAAAAEADPQAETSRKFLRLRSSVQYLADHLEEVPLLFFAFSRNDRDGSSTFPAVWSAMLAARAQGVGSAMTNVLDIFRPDTTKALLGVPPDRGWTLAATVAMGYPKGRWGVAPRQPAHTVTYRNRWGADPGFSTEEPLWPPTRRHA
- a CDS encoding acetoacetate decarboxylase family protein, whose amino-acid sequence is MGYRRTAEEIAAIRTTLSGVEFVGGESLSVDFLTHPGTVRAILPAELEPGDEPRLTAQVSRWRSNCVGDFAASAVYVSAQDEGVTGDYVLTMFMNSDMPLLFGRDLYGEPKKLGSSTIHRNDGHMTGVLARHGHELIRIEADLGEDRGPREVLGRNYNVKYDLAPDGSGLIGSPTLMRAEFAQHTTVLRTGPASLTLGGTVHDPLHELEILEQRDAVYVETGMRASCEVVGAMDAAEFFPLALGRSDYWPALVSARLPTHS